From a single Phacochoerus africanus isolate WHEZ1 chromosome 11, ROS_Pafr_v1, whole genome shotgun sequence genomic region:
- the LOC125111225 gene encoding olfactory receptor 2A2-like encodes MEGNQSWITEFILVGFQLSEEIELLLFVIFFILYIFNLLANGMILGLICLDLKLHSPMYYFLSHLAVIDMSYPSSSLPNMLENLVKHKKTISFDSCTMQMVFSLAFGSVECLILVVMSYDRYVAICHPLRYTVIMNWRLCIVLAITSWACGFSLSLVQVFLLLRLSFCGPQKVNHFFCEIRSVLKVACGDTWISEISLFADGVFILVTPIFLVLVSYVRILWAILKIQSKEGRKKAFSTCSSHLCVVGFYFGIAMMVYMVPDNSKQEEQLKILFLFYTLFNPLLNPLIYSLRNAQVKAAFYRVLQINTTV; translated from the coding sequence ATGGAGGGCAACCAGTCATGGATCACAGAATTTATCCTGGTAGGATTCCAGCTCAGTGAAGAGATAGAATTGCTTCTCTTTGTTATCTTCTTCATATTATATATCTTCAACCTGCTGGCAAATGGCATGATCTTGGGGCTCATTTGCCTCGACCTCAAACTGCACTCCCCCATGTACTACTTCCTTTCTCATCTGGCCGTTATTGACATGTCTTATCCTTCCAGCAGTCTGCCCAATATGCTGGAAAACCTAGtgaaacacaaaaaaactatcTCCTTTGACTCATGCACTATGCAAATGGTTTTCAGTTTGGCTTTTGGTTCTGTAGAGTGCCTGATTTTGGTGGTGATGTCCTATGACAGGTATGTGGCGATCTGCCATCCCCTCCGGTACACTGTCATCATGAACTGGAGACTGTGCATAGTCCTGGCCATCACTTCCTGGGCATGTGGGTTTTCCCTGTCTCTGGTACAAGTTTTTCTCCTGCTAAGATTGTCTTTCTGTGGGCCCCAGAAGGTAAACCACTTCTTCTGTGAGATTAGATCTGTTCTTAAAGTGGCCTGTGGTGATACTTGGATCAGTGAAATTTCTCTCTTTGCTGATGGTGTGTTCATATTAGTTACACCAATTTTCCTGGTGCTGGTCTCCTATGTTCGCATCCTCTGGGCCATCCTGAAGATCCAGTCGAAGGAGGGCCGCAAGAAAGCCTTTTCCACCTGTTCTTCCCACCTCTGTGTGGTTGGGTTCTACTTTGGCATAGCCATGATGGTTTACATGGTCCCTGACAACAGTAAACAAGAGGAGCAGCTGAAAatccttttcctgttttatacCCTCTTCAACCCATTGCTGAACCCCCTCATCTACAGTCTAAGGAATGCTCAAGTGAAGGCTGCCTTCTACAGAGTATTGCAGATAAATACGACAGTGTGA